CACCCACCACAGGTTCTAGTATCAAAGGCATttctgatgctgctttggttgtgttttaatgatatgcagcatcagagcagccttaaaggaacccataaatgaaaattctcatcatttactcaccctcatgctatcccagatgtgcataTCTTTCCCATATCTTTAGGATAAcagtaatataatttaaaaatgattataaaTAGAAAATTGACTAAATTTCCTCTTACAGCTTttattgtgttgtgcaagtattttgtttattgtaattggtatatgtctcgtcactgtcatgactgctatgttgctcggaactgcacacaagaatttcacctattgttgcacttgtgcacacagtagtgtgacaaagtgatttgattgatcaGTTTTTGGAAATGGCACAAATAAAACCACGTTTTACAACCTTTAATCATCAGATTTCTCCAAGTCCAGTAAATCTCATCTGTCATCTATCCTTTAGATTTGCTGGGTGCTGTACTGTgatataatgtgtttagattatGATGGCAACTTACTTGACACCTGTTTCATAGCTCTGCTGGCAGCTTTAAAAAATGGTGAGCAATTCTTCAGAATATTGCAGTTCCTCGTCTCCATGTATTTGATGCTTTGATGAATACTAATCACATTTTTATCTGTCTCAGCACAACTCCCTGAAGTCAAGATAAACAAAGAGACCGATTTAGCAGAAGTTGATATGCAGAAGAAGCAGCATTTGAAGATCAACCGGCACCCTGTTGGCTCATCGTTTGCAGTATTTGATGAGTAACCCAAATTCAATTTTTTACTATTATATATTGTAGATTGACGTAAAAACAAGCACTATCAACATAGTATTTCAACCAAATGTCTAACATAACCGTTTTAAGAATGAACCCTGGTCTCAGATCAACATAAAATTACTTTAACTGCACAATTTAAGTAATTTCACTTACCTCGTCTTCTCTTTGAGCAGCTCTATCATCATAGTAGACCCCACTGCAGAGGAAGAGAGCTTGTCTACTGCATTAATGACTGTAGTAACAGATGAGCAGGAAAGACTCTGTGCTGTCCACAAACCAGGTGAGACTGAAAGCAATACAGTTTCGATACTGAAGCATTATAGCATTTGTTGGTTATATTGTATAGTTTTACAAACTGCACTTTTGCTATCGGTAGATTTTATAGGAATTAAGTATATTCATCATTTTGTAGATTAATGTTTAACTATGTTTTAGGTGGCACGTCGTTATCTGGTGAAAAACTTCAACAATGCATAAATCGCGCTATAACGAGGAACAAAGAGATCACCAAACTGGTGGACAAAGTCATCGAGAGCACaaagacaacaaaataaatgcacaaattcATGACATTTTATCTAAAAGTTGTATTTTTCACTGTCAATATATACTTTcttttttatcacaataaaactgCAGACAAAGACCATTTACAAAAATTCTGCCTCAGTGTTCAGAAATGTTCTTCCACTCACATGGTTAGATTTCCCCCCCATAAGAATATACATCAACTCCCCCCCACAGTATAgcaaaatgccattttaaaatgtgcTGTATAAAAACCACACATGTAATTGCATGCTGGGACATGGCGGCCAATCACTCTTTGACATCCAGCAGTAGAgagaatgtttttatgttttctcGCAATGGTAAAGTTGAGCAACAGGTGATTGAGGCACATCTGTACGGCCCTTGTTAGTGTGCGTAGGGTCCACTCGCTTGAGCCAAACAGGCTCTCGTAGAAAGGGTCATTTGGAAGGAGAATAAAGACAGCATGCCGTAAAGAACCCTACAAGAATTGTTTCATTTCATAGcttgtatttctttaaaaaatatgttaataCTCTAAGGTCCCCTGCTCTAAAAATCCTTGCTGTAAGATCTATTCATCTTGCCTGAGGTCAGGTGGGCAGTTCCTGTCCccttataaacataaaaaataataactttaGTCCGGTCAAGCCACAGTCAATCAGTCCGTAGAAATCTGTAGATCAAGCACAGTGCTGTTGTTGTCTTCCTCATGATGGGTGTGTAGGCGGGGCTGAAGGTCATGATTTGGGCAGGGGCTGTGGCGTGCTGCGTTTCCTCTTACTTCTTGGCTGGTTGGCGGAATGTTGCCGTGGCAGTGCTGCCTGTGCCGCCGCCCCCCCCACTGCCATACCCATTTGCTGCTGTTGCATTTGGTGCTGCAAGAATTGCAACTGTGCAATTGGGGGGAAAGAATGACAGATAATTAATTTGCACAGTTCAAAAAGTACCAAGTTTCTTTCCACCGTACTTATGTCTCAGAAGTATCTCTTCCACTTAGCCAGGGTGTGAGATGATGCCTTGTAGATGATACAATTTAATACCCAATCTATGCAACGAAATGAGAATACTGCCATTAGGATCAACAAAGCTGTCTTCAGTGCAAGTATGTAAAGTCAAAAAGTGATTCAAAGCTGCATACTTGTGGTGTAAACAGCTTTGTTGATAAGTGATAGAAGAGGCATTCGttttttactattaatataatCATGCATTAACTGCTTCCAAAATATATCAATCTTTCACTACACAGTGAATGTCACATGATTTGCAATATGTCCAAAATAGTACATATTTGTGTGTTTCAAGTTACATACTGTAGGCATTGTGTCCTGAATAACAAAAAAATACTTGACATCATGGCCGCCACACACACAGACCTGGCCATGATGTCAAGTATTATTTTGTTATTCATGACACAATGGAGGAAAACCCTCTGGTCCAACAAAGAGATAAACAATTGCCCTCCCAAAAGAATAACACCCCCCTACCCCCAGTTGTTGGGTGTCATTAACATTACATTATCTGCCAATGCAAGTGAAAACAGGCTTCCACATTGAGGAAAAAAAGGTGTATTGAATCGGAACCACTTTTtgttatatacaaaaaaaaatcaggTATGTTTGGACACAGGCATGATGTAGCCCAACCTGATCAATTCTAGTAATAGAAGATAACTACATTATACACAGACAGCAATATTACATTATCACTGTGACCTTTAGCTATCACTTCTATATGATAATTTAACTAAAATTATGCTAACCCAATGctaatttgacatatttgtgtTCACACTATATGAACACCACACTGGCTCAGTTATTAGAATAGATTCAACTGAAGCAAAGCTGCTGTGAATGGAATCCTGCAGGAAATATATGGATGCAGCATACTGTACAGTTTGCAGAAGCTGGGTGAGGCTAACAGAGGGAGAAATATTTGTTTGAGGGATAATAAGTGGGAAAATGGAAACAACAGAAAGATGACTGAGGGTGAGAAAACGGGAAGAGTTGAGCAGAACAGATGGAAGTAAATGAATGCAATGCTGCTGCTGTTCATCAGAAATCCTGTagtgtacacacacatgcataaacaTGCCCGCCATGCTCTAATTTGGTGTCAGTAAGACAGCAACTTCAACTCCCATCTCTAATGGGACTAATGGAAGGGTTCCCCTGTTACTGGGGTCAGATGCAGGAGAAGAGGGAGTGATGGTTTGATTAGAATAAGGCTTtcgccaaaaaaaaataaataaaagtctgaTGATGATGTATAACAGTGTTTCATGCTTATAAACTGATTACAAAATCCAGTGGCAATGTTCCtctttataaatgtatacatgaAACAGAGGTCAGTGTCAAACATTCCTGATGTACAGTAAGTTTAGAGAATTTGTTTTCCTAAAGAGCAACAAAACATGCATTTCAAGAAGCTGTTAAGAGATATACTGAGCCCTCAAGCTtgacattgtatggaaaaacataaataaagagCGATAAAGAAGAAGAATGGTAACTCAATACGGGCAAGAGAATCATGTGAAGCTTCTACATTGGTCAGAAGTAGCCAAGAGAGAAATGATGGATGTAGTTCTTATGAACAACTGTGGCAGAAGATTTAGCTGTGTATCATGATGGAATATTTCATCTAAATGGTGAATGCAGAGAAATCATATAACAGAATGAACTTTTAAAAGGAGGCTTCATTACATTAAAGTTAACCGGCATTAAATAAATgggttaaagggatggttcacccaaaaatgaaacttctgtcatcatttactcaccctcacgccatcccagaagtgtatacagtttttcagcagaacacaaagattttcagaataatatctcagctctgtaaatcctcacaatgcaagtgaatggtgactagaactccgAAAGTCCGAAAAGcccataaaggc
The sequence above is drawn from the Xyrauchen texanus isolate HMW12.3.18 chromosome 43, RBS_HiC_50CHRs, whole genome shotgun sequence genome and encodes:
- the exosc8 gene encoding exosome complex component RRP43, which gives rise to MAAGFKTAEPLEYHRSFLKENCRPDGRELGEFRTTTLNISSISTADGSAMVKIGNTTVICGIKAELAMPSSDAPNKGYIVPNVDLPPLCSSRFRPGPPGEQAQAASQFIADVIESSDLIDMEELCIEKTKICWVLYCDIMCLDYDGNLLDTCFIALLAALKNAQLPEVKINKETDLAEVDMQKKQHLKINRHPVGSSFAVFDDSIIIVDPTAEEESLSTALMTVVTDEQERLCAVHKPGGTSLSGEKLQQCINRAITRNKEITKLVDKVIESTKTTK